The genomic segment TGAAGCTTCAGAGATTTTCAATGATCCGAATCTCATTGAGTTTTTTGACCACGCTCATTCGACTACAGAAGAAGCAAGATATATATGTTATGGCGTTACTTCAAAATATCTTGTCTTAGCGGTTGTGTATACGGACAGAAATGGAACAATACGATTGATTTCTGCGCGAAAAGCGAATAATAAAGAGCGAGGTGTTTATTATGACAGACTTAGA from the Treponema medium genome contains:
- a CDS encoding BrnT family toxin; translated protein: MEWDETKNELNIRKHGISFAEASEIFNDPNLIEFFDHAHSTTEEARYICYGVTSKYLVLAVVYTDRNGTIRLISARKANNKERGVYYDRLRTIYSNL